In Betaproteobacteria bacterium, the following are encoded in one genomic region:
- a CDS encoding FAD-binding protein has product MRSRIQADVVIVGAGMAGLVAANRAAQLGLEPLVLEQGEAEKYLCNSRYTGGTLHVALCDIMAEEAELAQAIERATQGFVRPELARLFAAEGRRVVRWLQDEGARFLKASASAYHNWVLAPPGRVRPGLDWEGRAGDVLLRNLEANLLKRGGALSRGTRALRLLSEQGVCTGVEAVRQGERITVCARAVVIADGGFQGDPELVERFITRHPDRIKQRGAGTGRGDGLRMAQAMGAALVGTDRFYGHALSRDALHNEQLWPYPYLDALVTAGIVVDPAGERFADEGAGGVFVANMIAQLADPLSAWVVFDHASWEGPGKNGLIPANPHLPKVGGTLHQAADLAALARAAGIESPRLARTVAAYNDALASGQTDKLEPSRSARKAKPQPIATAPFYAAPLCAGITYTMGGIAVDEHARALDANGAPMPGLYVAGAATGGLEGGPAVGYVGGLVKCGVTGLRAAEHIAATLRET; this is encoded by the coding sequence ATGCGTTCCCGGATTCAGGCGGACGTGGTGATCGTCGGCGCGGGCATGGCGGGCCTGGTTGCGGCCAATCGCGCAGCCCAGCTCGGCCTCGAGCCGCTGGTGCTCGAACAGGGCGAAGCGGAAAAGTATCTCTGCAATTCGCGCTACACCGGCGGCACGCTGCATGTCGCGCTGTGCGACATCATGGCGGAGGAGGCCGAGCTTGCACAGGCCATCGAGCGGGCGACGCAGGGTTTCGTTCGCCCGGAGCTGGCACGCCTGTTCGCCGCCGAAGGCCGTCGCGTGGTGCGCTGGCTGCAGGACGAAGGCGCACGCTTCCTGAAAGCGAGCGCCTCGGCGTATCACAACTGGGTGCTCGCGCCGCCCGGACGGGTGCGTCCCGGTCTCGATTGGGAAGGGCGCGCGGGCGACGTCCTGCTGCGCAACCTGGAAGCGAATCTGCTGAAGCGCGGCGGCGCCTTATCTCGCGGCACGCGCGCGTTGCGCCTGCTGTCGGAACAAGGGGTATGCACCGGCGTGGAAGCGGTGCGCCAGGGCGAGCGCATCACCGTGTGCGCGCGTGCCGTCGTCATTGCAGACGGCGGCTTTCAGGGCGATCCGGAGTTGGTCGAAAGATTCATCACCCGCCATCCCGACCGCATCAAGCAGCGCGGCGCCGGCACCGGACGGGGCGATGGCTTGCGCATGGCTCAGGCCATGGGCGCGGCGCTCGTCGGCACCGACCGGTTCTACGGCCACGCGCTGTCGCGGGACGCGCTGCACAACGAGCAACTGTGGCCGTATCCCTACCTGGATGCGTTGGTCACGGCCGGGATCGTCGTCGACCCGGCCGGCGAACGCTTCGCCGACGAAGGCGCCGGGGGCGTTTTCGTCGCCAACATGATCGCTCAACTGGCCGATCCGCTGTCGGCGTGGGTGGTGTTCGACCATGCCAGCTGGGAAGGCCCGGGAAAGAACGGGCTGATTCCGGCCAATCCCCACCTGCCCAAGGTCGGTGGCACGTTGCATCAGGCAGCCGACCTTGCAGCGCTGGCACGGGCGGCCGGTATCGAATCCCCCAGGCTGGCCCGCACGGTGGCGGCCTACAACGACGCGCTTGCAAGCGGGCAGACGGACAAGCTCGAACCTTCGCGCAGCGCCCGCAAGGCCAAGCCGCAGCCGATTGCGACGGCGCCCTTCTACGCGGCCCCGCTGTGCGCGGGGATCACGTATACGATGGGCGGGATCGCCGTGGACGAGCATGCGCGCGCGCTCGATGCCAATGGCGCACCGATGCCCGGCTTGTACGTGGCCGGCGCAGCCACGGGCGGCCTGGAAGGCGGCCCGGCCGTCGGCTACGTCGGTGGCCTGGTCAAGTGCGGCGTGACCGGGCTGCGTGCCGCAGAGCACATCGCCGCAACCCTGCGCGAGACATGA
- a CDS encoding tripartite tricarboxylate transporter substrate binding protein, which produces MRIQRLAFALAWALAVAMTGVHAQDHPSKAVRFLVGFAPGGGTDTLSRLIAPHLNTLWGQPVVVENRPGADGSIATELAARAAPDGHTIVMVTNAHTITPFQRKLGYDPVKDFAPVTQIASTPNLLLVHPSLPVRNLKELIALAKRRPGELSFGSSGTGTSPYLAMELLKQMAGIDMVHVPYKGSGPAVLALVGGHIQLMFGSITSTLPHVQANRLRAIAVSSSSRLPIAPEVPTVAESGLSGFEARTWYGVLAPARTPSEIVQKIAADIGSVLRQPDVAGFLAKSGFDAVANSPAEFLSVIRSDMEKWGKVIRGGSKR; this is translated from the coding sequence ATGCGTATTCAGCGTCTCGCGTTTGCGCTCGCATGGGCGCTCGCGGTGGCAATGACTGGCGTCCACGCACAGGACCATCCGTCGAAGGCCGTCCGCTTCCTGGTCGGGTTTGCGCCCGGCGGCGGCACCGACACACTGTCTCGGCTCATCGCCCCGCATCTCAATACGCTTTGGGGGCAGCCGGTCGTGGTGGAGAATCGCCCGGGCGCCGACGGCTCGATCGCAACCGAGCTGGCGGCGCGTGCGGCGCCCGACGGCCATACCATCGTGATGGTCACCAACGCGCACACCATCACGCCGTTCCAGCGCAAACTCGGTTACGACCCGGTAAAGGATTTCGCGCCCGTAACCCAGATTGCATCGACGCCCAATCTGCTGCTGGTCCATCCGTCCTTACCGGTACGCAACCTCAAGGAGCTCATCGCGCTGGCAAAGCGGCGCCCGGGCGAGCTGAGCTTCGGCTCCAGCGGCACCGGCACTTCGCCGTATCTGGCGATGGAACTGCTCAAGCAGATGGCAGGCATCGACATGGTCCATGTCCCGTACAAGGGCAGCGGACCCGCGGTTCTCGCTCTCGTCGGCGGCCACATCCAATTGATGTTCGGATCGATAACGTCCACCTTGCCGCACGTGCAGGCGAACAGACTGCGCGCAATCGCGGTCAGCAGTTCGAGCCGTCTTCCCATCGCCCCGGAGGTCCCGACGGTCGCCGAATCCGGATTATCGGGCTTCGAAGCGCGGACCTGGTACGGCGTGCTCGCGCCCGCCCGAACCCCTTCCGAGATCGTGCAGAAGATCGCTGCCGATATCGGCTCGGTGCTGCGTCAGCCCGATGTCGCCGGATTCCTCGCCAAATCCGGGTTCGACGCGGTGGCCAACAGCCCCGCCGAGTTCCTGTCCGTCATTCGCTCCGACATGGAGAAGTGGGGCAAGGTCATCCGTGGTGGCAGCAAGCGATAG
- a CDS encoding enoyl-CoA hydratase/isomerase family protein, whose product MFELVSADVPRVFLVNIARPPANAMGFDDVAELRALLERAAALPDCAALVFRASGRFFSAGADIKLMHAAGRDEASIERLVSLARVMQEAFDCLERFPAPTIAAINGIATGGGLELALACDVRIAADDARIGLTETRIGLIPGAGGTQRLTRIAGRAIASRMILAGELISATEALRLGIVHEALPQAEVAERALGLAHHFASLPRAALQAAKRCIALAPSAEGYAAEIAETERLHRDEDTRAAIAAFLHRK is encoded by the coding sequence ATGTTCGAGCTCGTTTCGGCCGATGTCCCGCGAGTATTCCTGGTCAACATAGCGCGCCCGCCCGCGAACGCCATGGGCTTCGACGACGTGGCCGAGCTGCGAGCCTTGCTCGAGCGGGCGGCCGCACTGCCTGATTGCGCGGCTCTGGTGTTTCGCGCCAGCGGCCGCTTTTTCAGTGCGGGCGCGGACATCAAACTGATGCACGCGGCCGGCAGAGACGAAGCCTCCATCGAGCGCCTGGTGTCCCTTGCACGCGTCATGCAGGAAGCATTCGATTGCCTCGAGCGGTTTCCCGCGCCCACGATCGCCGCCATCAACGGAATCGCGACCGGCGGTGGCCTCGAGCTTGCGCTGGCGTGCGATGTGCGCATCGCGGCCGATGATGCGCGCATCGGCCTCACCGAAACGCGCATCGGCCTCATACCGGGCGCCGGCGGCACGCAGCGCCTGACAAGAATCGCGGGTCGAGCGATCGCGAGCCGCATGATCCTGGCGGGAGAGCTGATAAGCGCGACGGAAGCGCTGCGGCTCGGGATCGTGCACGAAGCGTTGCCGCAAGCCGAAGTCGCCGAGCGCGCGCTCGGGCTCGCGCACCATTTTGCGAGCCTGCCCCGGGCCGCGTTGCAGGCGGCCAAGCGTTGTATCGCGCTTGCCCCGAGCGCCGAAGGATATGCCGCCGAAATCGCGGAGACCGAGCGCCTTCACCGCGACGAGGACACGCGCGCCGCCATCGCGGCTTTTCTCCACCGCAAGTAA
- a CDS encoding acyl-CoA dehydrogenase: MHAALSSSHELRKVCCGELQIRRSSSFPRKRESRTRLRLDPRVRGGDEFLPRSALNAHAADWSSELDSSYLDWPFFDDSHRRLARDLAHWADGNLDASASAEGDAARTVSDLVRRLGAGGWLRYVVPSAQGGVMPRLDVRSLCLIREILARHAGLADFAFAMQGLGSGAITLFGTPELQQRYLPAVASGDRIAAFALSEPLAGSDVAALATAARRDGDHFVLDGVKTWISNAGIAAQYLVFARTGEQPGAKGLSAFVVDANTPGLSVTERIEVIAPHPLGTLRFDNCRVPAANLLGKAGDGFRIAMATLDVFRATVGAAALGFARRALAETLGHVRNRTLFGSRLSDMQATRMRVSDMALEVDSAALLVYRAAWAKDRGAERVTREASMAKLHATEAAQRVIDSAVQLFGGLGVTSGSAVERLYREIRPLRIYEGTSEIQKLIIANQLLGTD; this comes from the coding sequence ATGCACGCAGCGCTATCGAGTTCGCATGAGTTGCGAAAGGTCTGTTGTGGTGAATTGCAAATTCGTCGCAGTTCGTCATTCCCGCGCAAGCGGGAATCCAGAACGAGACTCCGCCTGGACCCCCGCGTTCGCGGGGGTGACGAATTTCTCCCCAGGTCGGCATTGAACGCGCACGCAGCTGACTGGTCGAGCGAGCTCGATTCGAGCTACCTCGACTGGCCGTTCTTCGACGACAGCCACCGCCGGCTCGCACGCGACCTGGCGCACTGGGCGGACGGGAATCTGGACGCCTCGGCGAGCGCCGAAGGCGACGCGGCGCGAACGGTGAGCGACCTCGTGCGCCGGCTCGGCGCGGGCGGCTGGCTGCGCTACGTCGTGCCGAGCGCGCAGGGCGGTGTTATGCCGCGGCTCGACGTTCGCAGCCTGTGCCTCATCCGCGAGATCCTGGCGCGTCACGCCGGGCTCGCCGACTTTGCGTTCGCGATGCAAGGTCTGGGCAGCGGCGCCATCACCTTGTTCGGAACGCCGGAGCTGCAACAGCGTTACTTGCCGGCTGTCGCGAGCGGCGACCGGATCGCTGCCTTTGCGCTCTCCGAGCCGCTGGCAGGATCGGACGTCGCCGCGCTCGCGACGGCCGCGCGCCGCGACGGGGACCACTTCGTTCTCGACGGCGTCAAGACCTGGATCTCGAACGCGGGAATCGCGGCGCAGTACCTCGTGTTCGCACGCACCGGAGAACAGCCGGGCGCCAAGGGATTGTCGGCGTTCGTCGTCGACGCCAACACGCCGGGCCTGAGCGTGACGGAGCGCATCGAAGTGATCGCACCGCACCCGCTGGGCACATTGCGCTTCGACAATTGCCGCGTGCCGGCCGCCAATCTGCTGGGAAAGGCCGGTGACGGCTTCCGCATCGCGATGGCGACGCTCGATGTATTCCGGGCAACCGTCGGGGCTGCGGCACTCGGCTTTGCGCGCCGTGCGCTGGCGGAGACGCTCGGGCACGTGCGGAATCGAACGCTGTTCGGCAGCCGACTCTCCGACATGCAAGCCACACGCATGCGGGTGAGCGATATGGCGCTGGAGGTCGATTCAGCGGCATTGCTCGTGTACCGTGCCGCGTGGGCGAAGGATCGAGGCGCCGAGCGGGTGACGCGGGAAGCGTCGATGGCAAAGCTGCATGCGACGGAAGCCGCCCAGCGCGTGATCGATTCGGCGGTGCAACTGTTCGGGGGACTCGGCGTGACGTCCGGCAGCGCAGTCGAGCGCCTCTATCGGGAGATCCGGCCGTTGCGCATTTACGAGGGTACGAGCGAGATACAGAAGCTCATCATCGCCAATCAGCTATTAGGCACGGATTGA
- a CDS encoding alpha/beta fold hydrolase — MPTLKVSPDLDLFYRDDDFTDPWSTPETILMLHGNSESGAVWYGWMPVLARHFRIVRPDMRGFGQSTPMPADFPWSVDRIIDDYIALMDHLRIERFHLIGAKVSGGISLAFAARHPDRVQTLVSLSPPVRGADDKDRYLSWLDHIKRHGVESWARMTMGKRLGSAFPPEGVEWWIKLMGRTAQSTQIGFIGAVPSVDVTPGLSSIRCPTLVVTTAGSALHPPEQLRQWQVMIPSSELLVVPGDSYHVSATAAESCAQAALAFIRQSQSQRP, encoded by the coding sequence ATGCCAACCTTGAAAGTTTCCCCCGATCTGGATCTGTTCTACCGCGACGACGACTTTACCGACCCATGGTCGACGCCGGAGACGATCCTGATGCTGCACGGCAACTCTGAAAGTGGCGCTGTATGGTATGGCTGGATGCCCGTGCTGGCGCGACACTTTCGAATCGTGCGGCCGGACATGCGCGGCTTCGGCCAGTCGACCCCCATGCCCGCCGACTTTCCCTGGTCGGTCGATCGCATCATCGACGATTACATCGCGCTCATGGATCATCTGCGCATCGAGCGCTTTCATCTGATCGGCGCCAAGGTGAGTGGCGGCATTTCGCTTGCGTTCGCGGCGCGGCACCCGGATCGGGTGCAGACGCTGGTCTCTCTTTCGCCGCCTGTGCGTGGGGCGGACGACAAAGACCGTTATCTGTCCTGGCTCGATCACATCAAGCGCCACGGCGTCGAGAGCTGGGCGCGCATGACCATGGGGAAGCGTCTGGGCAGTGCTTTTCCGCCCGAGGGTGTCGAGTGGTGGATCAAATTGATGGGACGAACCGCGCAATCCACCCAGATCGGGTTCATCGGCGCGGTGCCGAGCGTCGACGTCACTCCCGGATTGTCGAGCATTCGCTGTCCGACGCTTGTTGTCACGACCGCGGGTAGCGCGCTGCATCCGCCGGAGCAACTGCGCCAATGGCAGGTCATGATCCCGAGCTCGGAGCTTCTCGTCGTGCCGGGCGATTCCTATCACGTCTCGGCAACGGCCGCTGAATCTTGCGCGCAGGCAGCGCTAGCGTTCATCCGGCAATCGCAGTCACAGCGGCCTTGA
- a CDS encoding taurine dioxygenase yields MEFQTIQVRPLTPTIGAEIFGVDLSRSLTGQQFDEIHSALMRHLVIFFRDQHLTIEQHKAFGRRFGSLDIHPTTRMEGHPEIIEIKADENSKYVAGEVWHSDVTCNPIPPMGSILYLHKIPDNDGGDTLFINMYRAYDTLSAPVRSLIDGLTAVHDGDRVYRVRQGKNVTGDLPRAEHPVVRTHPVTGRRALFVNRNFTSHIVGMSRLESDALLEMLYRHSERDDLKCRFKWQPNSIAFWDNRCTMHLAMWDYYPQRRYGHRVTIAGTKPC; encoded by the coding sequence ATCGAATTCCAGACGATCCAGGTCAGGCCACTCACGCCGACCATAGGCGCGGAGATCTTCGGGGTCGATCTGAGCCGATCGCTGACCGGACAGCAGTTCGACGAAATCCACTCGGCGCTGATGCGTCATCTGGTGATCTTCTTTCGTGATCAGCACCTGACCATCGAGCAGCACAAGGCGTTCGGGCGTCGATTCGGCAGCCTGGACATCCATCCGACCACCCGCATGGAAGGGCATCCGGAGATCATCGAGATCAAGGCGGATGAAAATTCGAAGTACGTGGCAGGCGAGGTCTGGCATTCCGATGTCACCTGCAACCCGATTCCGCCCATGGGCTCCATCCTCTACCTGCACAAGATCCCCGACAATGACGGTGGAGACACCCTCTTCATCAACATGTACCGGGCCTACGACACCCTGTCGGCCCCGGTGCGCAGCCTCATCGACGGCCTGACGGCAGTGCATGACGGCGACAGGGTGTACCGGGTCCGGCAAGGCAAGAACGTGACCGGAGACCTTCCCCGCGCCGAGCACCCGGTGGTGCGCACGCATCCGGTGACCGGACGAAGGGCGCTCTTCGTCAATCGGAATTTCACTTCGCACATCGTCGGCATGTCGCGCCTGGAAAGCGATGCCCTGCTCGAGATGCTTTACCGGCACTCGGAGCGGGACGATCTCAAATGCCGTTTCAAGTGGCAGCCCAATTCGATTGCCTTCTGGGACAACCGCTGCACCATGCACCTGGCGATGTGGGACTACTATCCCCAGAGGCGCTACGGGCATCGCGTCACCATCGCCGGTACGAAGCCCTGTTAG
- a CDS encoding tripartite tricarboxylate transporter substrate binding protein — MRTASIPPVCIRLTLIVLAAGPVTQVSAQSWQPQRPVRWMVPYVPGGATDLVTRTVAEPLGAALGQQFVVDNRPGATGTIAYDLVARANPDGHTITTAPDALTVLPFSYKKLPFDPRTSFAPITNMTRQPMAIAVNAAIPVRTMKELIDYAKSKAGAVSYATSGLGTSQHLFSEMLKQATGMDITHIPYKGAGQAIIDLAGGQLQLAMVGASSILPQAKAGRARVIAVTSGKRWWTLPEVPTLIESGLVGYEFYHWIGVFGPAKLPRDIVSRLNGEIGRVLASPPIRERLTAAGLEIAPSTPEQLAADVREGMQRWGKVIADAKLEFK; from the coding sequence ATGAGAACCGCATCGATTCCGCCGGTGTGCATCCGGCTCACGCTGATCGTGCTTGCCGCGGGTCCTGTGACGCAGGTCTCCGCGCAAAGCTGGCAGCCGCAGCGCCCCGTGCGCTGGATGGTCCCCTACGTTCCGGGCGGGGCAACCGATCTGGTGACGCGTACCGTCGCCGAGCCGCTCGGTGCGGCGCTGGGTCAGCAGTTCGTCGTCGACAACCGGCCGGGCGCTACCGGTACCATCGCGTACGATCTGGTCGCGCGCGCCAATCCGGACGGCCATACCATCACGACCGCGCCCGATGCGCTCACCGTGCTGCCGTTTTCGTACAAGAAACTGCCCTTCGATCCGCGCACCAGCTTCGCGCCCATCACCAACATGACGCGCCAGCCGATGGCGATTGCCGTGAATGCCGCCATCCCCGTGCGTACCATGAAAGAGCTGATCGACTATGCCAAGTCGAAGGCCGGCGCGGTGTCGTACGCGACCTCCGGCCTCGGTACTTCGCAGCACCTCTTCAGCGAGATGCTCAAACAGGCGACGGGAATGGACATCACCCACATCCCCTACAAGGGCGCCGGCCAGGCCATCATCGACCTGGCGGGTGGACAGCTGCAGCTCGCGATGGTGGGCGCCTCGTCGATCCTGCCGCAGGCCAAGGCGGGTCGCGCGCGCGTCATCGCCGTGACCTCGGGCAAGCGCTGGTGGACCTTACCTGAGGTGCCGACGCTGATCGAATCGGGTTTGGTCGGCTACGAGTTCTATCACTGGATCGGCGTGTTCGGGCCGGCGAAGCTGCCGCGGGACATCGTATCGCGGCTCAACGGCGAAATCGGCCGCGTGCTCGCCAGCCCGCCCATCCGGGAGCGCTTGACCGCGGCCGGACTGGAAATCGCGCCGAGCACGCCCGAGCAGCTCGCTGCGGACGTGCGTGAAGGCATGCAGCGCTGGGGCAAGGTGATCGCGGACGCGAAGCTCGAGTTCAAGTAG
- a CDS encoding DUF2274 domain-containing protein has product MGKLKLGPLEYDKPVKISVELPAALHRDLLAYAEILGRENGQAVEPAKLVAPMVARFIATDRGFAKMRHASRSRSQQAGSAPPKAE; this is encoded by the coding sequence ATGGGCAAGCTAAAGCTCGGACCGCTCGAATACGACAAGCCAGTGAAGATTTCGGTGGAGCTACCCGCTGCGCTTCACCGCGATCTCCTCGCATATGCGGAAATCCTTGGTCGCGAAAATGGGCAAGCCGTCGAGCCGGCTAAGCTGGTCGCACCGATGGTCGCGCGTTTCATCGCGACGGATCGGGGGTTTGCGAAGATGCGCCACGCGAGCCGTTCCCGTTCGCAACAGGCGGGCAGCGCTCCTCCAAAAGCCGAATGA
- a CDS encoding LysR family transcriptional regulator — translation MVPIELKHLRYAEAAERCGSFRKAADSLVLKQSSLSRRIRYLEEQLGVTLFERTNGGVRPTSAGSDFVGGVRRILDELQTVVDGAKSVGRGEAGYLTIGFYTSLSAGNLRATLVEYARRFPQVEISAIEGSRSRLCSGIQSGMIDVAIVTGEPAPDCGRSMVLWSERIIVALPEDHPLAANEIIYWTDLKRERFLLSERDPGPEIQEILISKLASPGDRPDVVKHDVSPENIKSLVGAGRGVSLMCEACMGASFAGVVYREARDGNGSTRIGYHAFWKDGDDNPALRNFIRLLEERCPPVANGNGSRGASSQTPDPSR, via the coding sequence ATGGTGCCAATTGAACTCAAGCATCTGCGCTACGCGGAGGCGGCGGAACGCTGTGGGAGTTTTCGCAAGGCGGCCGATTCGCTCGTGCTGAAGCAATCTAGTCTGAGCCGCCGAATACGTTATCTTGAAGAGCAACTCGGCGTCACGTTGTTTGAGCGTACAAATGGTGGCGTGCGGCCGACATCGGCCGGCAGCGACTTCGTTGGTGGTGTTCGGCGGATTCTAGACGAACTGCAGACCGTAGTTGATGGCGCCAAGTCCGTCGGGCGCGGCGAAGCCGGATACTTGACAATCGGCTTCTACACGTCCCTTTCAGCTGGCAATCTGCGCGCCACGCTTGTCGAATATGCACGACGCTTTCCGCAGGTGGAGATCAGTGCGATCGAAGGGTCGCGTTCACGACTCTGCAGCGGCATCCAAAGCGGTATGATCGACGTCGCGATTGTAACGGGTGAACCTGCTCCGGATTGTGGCCGATCAATGGTTCTGTGGAGCGAACGGATCATCGTTGCGCTACCCGAGGATCATCCGTTGGCAGCGAACGAAATCATCTATTGGACCGACTTGAAGCGCGAGCGGTTCCTGTTGAGCGAGCGCGATCCCGGCCCGGAGATTCAAGAAATCCTCATCTCGAAGCTGGCTTCACCAGGCGACCGGCCGGACGTCGTAAAGCATGACGTCAGTCCGGAAAACATCAAGAGCTTGGTCGGTGCCGGCCGCGGCGTCAGCCTGATGTGCGAGGCGTGTATGGGCGCCAGTTTTGCCGGGGTGGTCTATCGCGAAGCCCGCGACGGCAACGGCTCGACCCGGATTGGTTATCACGCCTTTTGGAAGGACGGCGACGACAATCCGGCGCTCCGGAATTTCATTCGGCTTTTGGAGGAGCGCTGCCCGCCTGTTGCGAACGGGAACGGCTCGCGTGGCGCATCTTCGCAAACCCCCGATCCGTCGCGATGA
- a CDS encoding alpha/beta fold hydrolase, giving the protein MHSVKVDGQTIAYRQAGKGPALVLLHGFLCDSRCWRPQLSHLSDQFRVVAWDAPGAGSSSDPPDTFTTASYVHCLAGFLDAIGIERAHILGLSWGGILAQEFYRLYAKRFRSLVLADTYAGWRGSLPESVWKERLESCLQDASGPPEALVAKFVPGIFTDAAPQHLRAEFSAIVSEFHPAGFRLMSLSSAEVDTRDLLPSIDVATLVLWGENDRRSPLHVAEQFHAAMPGAELVIIPDAGHLSNMEQPDVFNGHVRRFCLSA; this is encoded by the coding sequence TTGCATTCTGTAAAGGTCGATGGGCAAACCATCGCCTACCGGCAGGCGGGAAAGGGCCCAGCGCTGGTACTCCTCCATGGCTTTCTGTGTGATTCCCGGTGTTGGAGGCCTCAGCTATCGCATCTGTCGGACCAGTTCAGGGTCGTCGCGTGGGATGCGCCCGGCGCGGGATCGTCTTCAGACCCACCTGACACATTCACAACGGCGAGCTATGTCCACTGCCTAGCAGGGTTTCTGGACGCCATTGGGATTGAGCGGGCGCACATCCTCGGCCTGTCGTGGGGCGGTATCCTGGCACAGGAGTTCTATCGTCTATATGCCAAACGTTTCCGTTCTCTCGTTCTGGCTGACACATATGCCGGCTGGAGAGGCTCGCTCCCCGAGTCGGTCTGGAAGGAAAGGCTGGAGAGTTGCCTGCAGGACGCAAGCGGGCCACCTGAGGCCTTGGTCGCCAAGTTTGTGCCAGGCATCTTCACCGACGCCGCCCCGCAACACCTTCGGGCAGAGTTCTCCGCCATCGTGTCTGAGTTCCACCCTGCCGGCTTCCGTCTTATGTCGTTGTCGTCCGCTGAGGTCGACACCAGGGATCTGCTGCCGAGCATCGATGTGGCTACATTGGTGCTGTGGGGCGAGAATGATCGTCGCAGTCCGCTGCACGTGGCCGAGCAGTTTCATGCAGCGATGCCCGGCGCGGAGCTTGTGATCATCCCGGACGCTGGACACTTGAGCAACATGGAGCAACCCGATGTGTTCAATGGCCACGTCCGCCGTTTCTGCCTGTCGGCCTAA
- a CDS encoding FAD-binding monooxygenase, with amino-acid sequence MDARRPNRRHAVPVAAAGSRNGIAALHACRWCRRIRRSRAHCHHPQRLNCSGGARHDTPSHWFAHRNARSRTDTTSCRRRSSGDSTVKGTPLNLEKLRILIVGAGVAGLALGRALRRCGCFPDIIERKTDWGDVGTGMYLPGNALRALRSLELDIDVAKQGAQIETQRFCDHRGKLLSEINLGSVWNETGPCIAAHRADLHHTLRNGKDAPPIRMGVTLVSLDQAANSTEAHLSDGARETYDLVVGADGIGSSVRRLVFGDAVLRPLRQWGWRFVIPCPPQVTTWSVLMSRKSACLTMPIGGGRAYCYVDLMGTESPATSEDRLQEVLADFAGPAVAVRDALEGSVEIHAAAIEEVVLDSWSHGRALLIGDAAHAMSPNMAQGAAMAVEDAIVLAEFLSEQPSIETALSAYEARRRPRVGWVQAMTHRRDRIRQLHPMLRNGLLRSFGHRVYRSNYRLLLAEP; translated from the coding sequence CTGGACGCTCGCCGACCTAATCGACGACACGCAGTACCGGTTGCTGCTGCGGGAAGCAGAAACGGCATTGCAGCCCTACACGCTTGCCGATGGTGCCGTCGCATTCGACGCTCCCGCGCACATTGTCACCACCCGCAAAGACTGAATTGCAGTGGAGGCGCGCGTCATGACACGCCGTCACACTGGTTTGCGCACCGCAATGCGCGAAGCAGAACGGATACAACGTCATGTCGGCGACGAAGTTCGGGCGACAGTACCGTAAAAGGAACCCCCTTGAACCTGGAAAAATTGCGGATACTCATTGTCGGTGCGGGCGTTGCCGGACTCGCGCTGGGCCGAGCGCTAAGGCGATGTGGCTGTTTTCCCGACATCATTGAACGCAAGACCGACTGGGGCGATGTCGGAACCGGCATGTATTTACCCGGCAATGCCTTGCGCGCCCTGCGCTCTCTGGAACTCGACATTGACGTAGCAAAACAGGGCGCTCAAATCGAAACCCAGAGGTTCTGCGATCATCGCGGAAAATTGCTGAGCGAGATCAATCTCGGCTCGGTGTGGAACGAGACCGGACCGTGCATTGCCGCTCACCGGGCGGATTTGCACCATACATTGAGAAACGGGAAGGACGCGCCGCCGATCCGGATGGGCGTCACGCTTGTCTCTCTCGATCAGGCCGCTAACTCGACGGAGGCTCACCTCAGCGACGGTGCCCGGGAGACATACGATCTTGTGGTCGGCGCCGACGGGATCGGGTCGTCGGTTCGGCGCCTGGTCTTCGGCGATGCGGTGTTGCGCCCGCTCAGACAATGGGGTTGGCGTTTTGTAATCCCGTGTCCGCCGCAAGTGACGACCTGGTCGGTGCTCATGAGCCGAAAGTCGGCATGCCTGACAATGCCAATCGGCGGCGGGCGCGCCTATTGCTACGTCGATTTGATGGGAACGGAATCGCCGGCAACGTCCGAGGATCGTCTGCAAGAAGTGCTCGCCGATTTCGCCGGTCCGGCCGTAGCGGTCCGCGACGCCTTGGAAGGTAGCGTCGAGATACATGCCGCGGCGATCGAAGAGGTCGTTCTCGACAGTTGGTCGCATGGCCGTGCGCTGCTGATCGGCGACGCGGCGCACGCGATGAGTCCAAACATGGCGCAAGGCGCGGCGATGGCGGTCGAGGACGCGATTGTGCTGGCTGAGTTCTTGTCCGAACAGCCCAGTATTGAAACGGCGCTGTCAGCGTATGAGGCGCGCCGCCGACCTCGGGTCGGTTGGGTGCAGGCAATGACGCATCGCCGCGACCGCATCCGCCAATTGCATCCGATGCTGCGCAACGGGCTTCTGCGATCCTTCGGTCATCGTGTCTATCGAAGCAACTATCGACTGCTTCTGGCCGAACCCTGA